In Mycobacterium gallinarum, a single window of DNA contains:
- a CDS encoding class I adenylate-forming enzyme family protein, with the protein MRDKYRQEGHWSAQPVDVVRAAAERHPERVALIARGLGLTYAELDARIDGACSSLAAIGVKASTPVLVVVGNDVDSVVAVHAALRLDAVILLVPRSAGATQVADIIARTGAEFGVAPNWPAAEGPELSGRVTWIASDVDGTPDAEYRSERAADEPCLVLYTSGTTSKPKGVIHSLSTLLKASANYIAAAGLTDDDRIFLISPLASVTGVLQGLFIGPMLAAPVILEDRWDPSATCELLVSSGATWYGGPDRLLDRVLDEAVARNASIPLRAVYLGGTMLDRRIVERVEDEFGIIVMRAYGSSEVPVSTSGLRREPRDVRHADDGTALAHVQVRIGSSGDPTECCICGPHTFLGYTDADDDGDAFDGDWFRTGDVAELDNGRIRIVGRLKDIIIRNGLKIPAAEVEEAVAKIAGVRECAAYSVADSTTGERLALAVVLDHSVEMSLGAVAEALVAAGLPKYKLPEELVFWDEPLPLNANGKVERNKLDARSAGRPRVLADRLAAQS; encoded by the coding sequence CTGCGGGACAAATACCGTCAGGAAGGCCACTGGTCGGCTCAGCCTGTCGACGTCGTCCGCGCCGCCGCAGAACGACATCCCGAGCGGGTCGCGCTGATAGCTAGGGGACTAGGGCTCACTTATGCCGAACTCGACGCGCGCATCGATGGGGCGTGCAGCAGTTTGGCTGCGATCGGTGTCAAGGCATCGACGCCGGTCCTCGTCGTTGTCGGCAATGACGTGGATTCGGTCGTCGCCGTCCACGCGGCGCTGCGCCTCGATGCCGTGATCCTGTTGGTGCCCCGCAGCGCAGGCGCGACGCAGGTCGCGGACATCATCGCGCGCACCGGTGCCGAGTTCGGCGTCGCGCCGAATTGGCCTGCGGCCGAGGGACCGGAGCTGTCGGGCAGGGTGACGTGGATCGCCTCTGACGTCGACGGCACACCGGACGCGGAATACCGATCCGAGCGCGCGGCCGACGAGCCGTGCCTCGTGCTCTACACCTCGGGGACCACGTCGAAGCCGAAGGGCGTAATTCATTCGCTGAGCACGCTGCTCAAGGCCTCGGCCAACTACATTGCGGCGGCCGGACTTACCGACGACGATCGGATCTTCCTCATCAGTCCTCTGGCGTCTGTCACCGGCGTGCTGCAGGGCCTGTTCATCGGGCCGATGCTCGCCGCCCCGGTGATACTGGAGGATCGCTGGGATCCATCGGCGACATGCGAGCTGCTCGTCTCGTCGGGAGCGACCTGGTACGGCGGTCCCGATCGGCTACTGGACCGGGTACTCGACGAGGCGGTGGCACGGAACGCGAGCATTCCGCTGCGAGCGGTGTACCTCGGTGGGACGATGCTGGACCGACGCATCGTGGAACGCGTCGAGGACGAATTCGGCATCATCGTCATGCGCGCGTACGGATCGTCTGAGGTGCCGGTGAGCACATCAGGCCTGCGTAGGGAACCTCGGGACGTGCGCCATGCCGACGACGGGACCGCACTGGCCCATGTGCAGGTACGGATCGGCTCCAGCGGCGATCCCACGGAGTGCTGCATCTGCGGACCGCATACCTTTCTCGGATACACCGATGCGGACGACGATGGGGACGCATTCGACGGCGATTGGTTTCGCACCGGTGATGTCGCGGAACTCGACAACGGGCGGATTCGCATCGTCGGCCGGTTGAAAGACATCATCATCCGAAACGGCCTCAAAATCCCCGCAGCCGAAGTCGAGGAAGCGGTCGCGAAGATCGCGGGAGTCCGTGAATGCGCGGCCTATTCCGTCGCAGACAGCACCACCGGTGAAAGGCTCGCTCTGGCAGTCGTCCTGGACCATTCGGTCGAGATGTCACTTGGGGCGGTCGCCGAGGCGCTCGTAGCGGCAGGTCTGCCCAAATACAAACTGCCCGAGGAGCTCGTCTTCTGGGACGAACCGCTGCCTCTCAACGCCAACGGCAAAGTCGAGCGCAACAAGCTCGACGCGCGTTCGGCGGGGCGGCCGCGGGTGCTTGCCGACCGCCTCGCCGCCCAGTCTTGA
- a CDS encoding amidohydrolase family protein, translating into MNKEDMILISVDDHIVEPPDMFRNHLQKKYLDEAPRLVHNPDGSDTWQFRDIVIPNVALNAVAGRPKEEYGLEPQGLDEIRPGCYKVDERVKDMNAGGILGSMCFPSFPGFAGRLFATEDHEFSLALVQAYNDWHVEEWCGAYPARFIPMTLPVIWDAEACAAEIRRNAKRGVHSLTFTENPSAMGYPSFHDFDYWKPMWDALVDTDTVLNVHIGSSGRLAITAPDAPMDVMITLQPMNIVQAAADLLWSRPIKEYPDLKIALSEGGTGWIPYFLERADRTYEMHSTWTGQDFGTQKPSEVFRDHFLTCFISDHVGVQLRNDVGIDNICWEADYPHSDSMWPGAPEQLDEVLKEHHVPDVEINKMTYENAMRWYHWDPFTHITKEQATVGALRKAAEGHDVTIQALSKHDHGGGGASDWQSQMSKVAQNSADKD; encoded by the coding sequence ATGAACAAAGAAGACATGATTCTGATCAGCGTTGATGATCACATCGTCGAGCCGCCGGATATGTTCAGGAATCATCTGCAGAAGAAGTATCTGGATGAGGCGCCGCGGTTGGTGCATAACCCCGATGGTTCTGATACCTGGCAGTTCCGCGACATCGTGATCCCCAACGTGGCGCTCAACGCGGTCGCGGGCCGCCCGAAGGAGGAGTACGGCCTCGAACCCCAAGGACTGGATGAGATCCGGCCGGGCTGTTACAAGGTCGACGAGCGGGTCAAGGACATGAACGCCGGGGGCATCCTGGGCTCGATGTGTTTCCCGTCGTTTCCCGGGTTCGCCGGCCGGTTGTTCGCCACCGAGGATCACGAGTTCTCCCTGGCGCTGGTGCAGGCCTACAACGACTGGCATGTCGAGGAGTGGTGCGGGGCCTACCCGGCCCGGTTCATCCCGATGACGCTGCCGGTGATCTGGGACGCCGAAGCGTGCGCCGCCGAGATTCGGCGCAACGCCAAGCGTGGGGTGCACTCGTTGACGTTCACCGAGAACCCCTCGGCGATGGGATACCCCAGCTTTCATGACTTCGATTACTGGAAGCCGATGTGGGATGCACTCGTCGACACCGACACCGTGCTCAACGTGCACATCGGATCCTCGGGGCGGCTGGCCATCACCGCCCCCGACGCCCCGATGGATGTGATGATCACCCTGCAGCCGATGAACATCGTGCAGGCCGCCGCGGATCTGTTGTGGAGCCGCCCGATCAAGGAATACCCCGACCTCAAGATCGCCTTGAGTGAGGGCGGCACCGGCTGGATTCCGTACTTCCTGGAGCGTGCCGATCGCACCTATGAGATGCATTCGACGTGGACCGGTCAGGACTTCGGCACCCAGAAACCCTCGGAGGTGTTCCGCGATCACTTCCTGACCTGTTTCATCTCCGATCACGTCGGGGTGCAGCTACGCAACGACGTCGGCATCGACAACATCTGCTGGGAAGCCGACTACCCACACAGCGATTCGATGTGGCCCGGGGCCCCCGAGCAACTCGACGAGGTCCTCAAAGAGCACCACGTGCCCGATGTCGAGATCAACAAGATGACCTACGAGAACGCCATGCGCTGGTATCACTGGGACCCGTTCACCCACATCACCAAGGAACAAGCCACCGTCGGCGCACTACGCAAAGCCGCCGAAGGCCACGACGTCACCATCCAAGCGCTCTCGAAGCATGATCACGGCGGCGGCGGTGCATCGGACTGGCAGTCCCAGATGAGCAAGGTCGCCCAAAACAGCGCAGACAAGGACTGA
- a CDS encoding Zn-ribbon domain-containing OB-fold protein: MDIPVGPNRPTVDSDSEKWWQAIQDRRVLINACAACGRNSLYMRSFCPHCWSTDVRPTQASGRATLYTWSVVHQNAAPFDARTPYVVAMVDLAEGPRLMTIIEDCPVESLTREMELVIAFRDDDGFIVPVFRPATDMGKE; this comes from the coding sequence ATGGACATTCCCGTTGGGCCGAACCGCCCGACCGTCGACTCCGACAGCGAAAAGTGGTGGCAGGCGATTCAGGACCGACGGGTGCTGATCAACGCCTGCGCCGCATGCGGACGGAACTCGTTGTACATGCGCTCCTTCTGTCCACACTGCTGGAGTACCGATGTCCGGCCCACACAGGCGTCGGGCCGCGCCACGCTGTACACGTGGAGCGTCGTCCACCAGAACGCAGCTCCATTCGACGCCCGCACCCCGTACGTGGTGGCAATGGTCGACCTTGCCGAGGGTCCGCGGTTGATGACGATCATCGAAGACTGCCCGGTCGAAAGCCTAACTAGGGAAATGGAACTCGTGATCGCTTTCCGCGATGACGACGGCTTCATAGTGCCGGTCTTCCGACCGGCCACGGATATGGGAAAGGAATAG
- a CDS encoding acetyl-CoA acetyltransferase, whose translation MPANQVAIVGAALSDCGRVPDKTAMALMAQSSMRAIADAGLTKDDIDGFGAHGTLLPPVEVSEYLGLRPAWVDATNVGGSSWEVMARHAAAAIAAGEIDVALLTYGSTARSDVKRRLRTSAAAMGTGGAMQYEAPYGATLIAKYAMAARRHMIEYGTTVEQLAEVAVAAHEWAAMNDNAFERDRITVADVAAAPMLADPFTSKHVCLRTDGGGAIVLASEHIAKDCAKEPVWILGAADATSHVSMSEWRDFTTSAAAVSGPQAFARAGVSPADIDVCQLYDSFTSTVLLTVEDLGFCPKGEGGPFIASGALRPGGALPTNTDGGGLASCHPGMRGMFLLVEAVRQLRGGCGASQVGNARLACVHAMGGFFSHSATMILGTR comes from the coding sequence ATGCCAGCGAACCAGGTCGCGATCGTTGGCGCCGCGCTGTCTGATTGCGGACGAGTGCCCGACAAGACCGCCATGGCACTGATGGCCCAGTCCTCCATGCGCGCGATCGCCGACGCGGGTCTGACGAAGGACGATATCGACGGATTCGGCGCGCACGGGACGCTCCTTCCGCCAGTCGAAGTCAGCGAGTATCTGGGATTGCGACCCGCATGGGTCGATGCCACCAACGTCGGCGGATCTTCGTGGGAAGTCATGGCCCGCCACGCCGCCGCTGCCATCGCGGCCGGCGAGATCGACGTCGCACTCTTGACGTATGGCTCCACCGCCCGATCGGACGTCAAACGCCGCCTCCGCACCTCGGCGGCCGCTATGGGCACCGGCGGCGCCATGCAGTACGAGGCACCGTACGGCGCCACACTGATCGCCAAGTATGCGATGGCCGCCAGACGCCACATGATCGAGTACGGCACGACGGTGGAGCAGTTGGCCGAGGTCGCTGTCGCCGCCCACGAGTGGGCGGCCATGAACGACAACGCATTCGAGCGTGATCGCATCACGGTAGCCGATGTCGCCGCTGCGCCGATGCTGGCCGATCCGTTCACGTCCAAGCATGTGTGCCTTCGCACCGACGGCGGCGGTGCCATAGTGCTGGCCAGCGAACACATCGCGAAGGACTGCGCCAAGGAACCGGTGTGGATCCTCGGTGCCGCCGACGCGACGTCGCATGTGAGCATGAGTGAGTGGCGCGACTTCACCACCTCCGCGGCAGCAGTGTCAGGCCCGCAAGCGTTCGCGCGGGCCGGCGTCTCGCCCGCGGACATCGACGTCTGCCAGCTCTACGACTCGTTTACTTCCACCGTGCTGTTGACGGTCGAAGATCTCGGTTTCTGTCCAAAAGGTGAGGGCGGCCCGTTCATAGCCTCGGGTGCGCTGCGTCCGGGCGGCGCGTTGCCGACAAACACCGACGGTGGCGGGCTGGCGTCGTGCCACCCGGGCATGCGAGGGATGTTCTTGCTGGTAGAGGCGGTGCGACAGCTCCGCGGTGGGTGTGGCGCCAGCCAGGTCGGCAATGCACGCCTGGCGTGCGTGCATGCCATGGGGGGCTTCTTCTCCCACAGCGCCACGATGATTCTGGGGACGCGCTGA
- a CDS encoding HpcH/HpaI aldolase family protein, which produces MESSFSVGYRELVPRSLRDALRGDDLVLCLALMNARTPDVPAIAAACGYDAVYVDLEHTSTSLETAAMLCASALGAGISGLVRVPSHDPSVIARVLDNGAVGVIVPHVDSREEAETIVDAARFPPNGHRSISGPNPVSGYGALPAPELTAVLEHRTVVAVMIESPAAVEASGAIAAVNGVDMILLGPSDLTAEMGIHGDYENEHFRDAVDSVAAACRKHGVALGVAGIKSVDLLKQFIGLGLRFISAGTDVGMMTEAATARAQVLRELEPE; this is translated from the coding sequence ATGGAATCCTCGTTCTCAGTCGGCTACCGTGAGTTGGTGCCGAGATCATTACGCGACGCACTGCGCGGCGACGACCTGGTGTTGTGCCTTGCCCTGATGAATGCACGTACGCCCGATGTTCCTGCCATCGCCGCGGCATGCGGATACGACGCGGTCTATGTCGATCTCGAGCACACCTCCACGTCCCTCGAGACCGCTGCCATGCTCTGCGCGAGCGCGCTAGGGGCGGGTATATCGGGGTTGGTGCGGGTACCGTCGCACGACCCAAGTGTGATCGCTCGGGTACTCGACAACGGTGCCGTGGGAGTCATTGTCCCGCATGTCGATTCAAGGGAGGAAGCCGAGACGATCGTCGATGCCGCCCGCTTCCCGCCGAACGGTCATCGATCGATATCGGGACCCAATCCCGTGAGCGGATACGGCGCGCTGCCGGCACCGGAGCTGACCGCTGTGCTGGAACACCGCACAGTGGTCGCGGTGATGATCGAATCTCCCGCCGCGGTCGAGGCGAGCGGTGCCATCGCGGCGGTAAACGGTGTTGACATGATCCTGCTCGGACCTAGCGATCTGACCGCGGAGATGGGCATCCACGGCGACTATGAGAATGAGCATTTCCGCGATGCAGTAGACTCTGTCGCAGCGGCTTGCCGTAAGCACGGCGTGGCGCTCGGAGTTGCCGGAATCAAGTCCGTTGACCTGCTGAAACAGTTTATCGGACTGGGATTGCGATTCATCTCGGCGGGTACGGACGTCGGAATGATGACCGAGGCTGCTACGGCCCGCGCACAAGTCTTGCGGGAGCTCGAACCCGAATAG
- a CDS encoding TauD/TfdA family dioxygenase, whose product MPTAIYTDQVTDSMAWTGADFTSKEDFAFDLSARNIAALESILVKTSHKDRDDITPDDARHPDLDDDLARLYRDLMFGKGLACVRGFPVEQHSIEDLERIYWAFCTHLGYLVSNNSFGHRMVRVQEEILPNGVQPARGTKSRAELAMHNDAADILALLCVYPAAEGGESQFASGPAAHNRILAERPDLLDVLYQGFPHHRRSEQPDDQPDVTPYDVPVFSQIDGRICINFTYSSILPAMKTLGREFTPEQEEAIELLRTILVEQQVEFRLESGEAAVANNFAMCHSRSDFVSSNDPKKARCFLRAWMEVPREDRRLPIGREYFHMENKDLRLGYDIVEGRDGTIARNDYKNVDPALADMFKAAQAKPKAKQ is encoded by the coding sequence ATGCCCACCGCGATCTACACCGACCAGGTGACCGACTCGATGGCATGGACCGGGGCCGATTTCACCAGTAAGGAAGACTTCGCTTTCGACCTGTCGGCACGCAATATCGCTGCGCTGGAATCGATTCTGGTCAAGACCTCTCACAAGGATCGAGACGACATCACCCCCGATGACGCGCGGCACCCCGACCTCGACGATGACCTTGCGCGACTGTATCGGGATCTGATGTTCGGCAAGGGACTTGCATGTGTCCGCGGCTTTCCCGTGGAGCAGCACTCGATCGAGGACCTCGAACGCATCTACTGGGCTTTCTGCACGCATCTGGGCTATCTGGTATCCAACAATTCGTTCGGCCACCGCATGGTGCGGGTGCAGGAGGAGATCCTGCCCAACGGCGTTCAACCCGCCCGCGGTACCAAGTCACGAGCGGAGTTGGCGATGCACAACGATGCCGCCGACATACTCGCCCTGCTGTGCGTCTATCCGGCGGCCGAGGGTGGTGAAAGCCAGTTCGCAAGTGGCCCAGCCGCGCACAACCGGATCCTCGCCGAACGGCCGGATCTGCTCGACGTGCTGTACCAGGGGTTTCCGCACCATCGCCGCAGCGAACAACCCGACGACCAGCCCGACGTCACACCGTATGACGTACCGGTGTTCTCGCAGATCGACGGCCGCATCTGTATCAACTTCACGTACAGCAGCATCCTGCCCGCGATGAAGACCCTCGGCCGCGAGTTCACGCCGGAGCAGGAGGAAGCCATCGAGTTGCTCCGCACCATACTGGTCGAGCAGCAGGTCGAGTTCCGGCTCGAATCCGGTGAAGCGGCGGTGGCCAACAATTTCGCGATGTGCCACTCGCGGTCGGACTTCGTCAGCAGCAATGATCCGAAGAAGGCCCGATGCTTCCTGCGCGCGTGGATGGAGGTGCCGCGAGAGGATCGACGACTGCCGATCGGCCGGGAGTACTTCCACATGGAGAATAAGGACCTCCGGTTGGGCTACGACATTGTCGAGGGCCGCGACGGCACGATCGCGCGCAACGACTACAAGAACGTCGATCCCGCTCTGGCGGACATGTTCAAGGCTGCTCAGGCGAAGCCCAAAGCCAAACAGTGA
- a CDS encoding hydroxyacid dehydrogenase, translating into MSVRPRLVYERWTDPAAGDILEVADIELVNLDLTAPPEQGWAALETAHGYQVATRTDVASVNDGAQWLAGPALVRRCPQLLAVCSAGAGYDVIDVEACTRAGIAVCNNSGPGAEAVAEHALGFMLDLAKKITVADRALRSGALGDRLALIGSQLLGKTLGVVGLGAIGSRLVELCAPFGMEVIVFDPYVDETTASERGVQLVRLAELVERSDFVQVTCPLTTETQGLIGKAQFSAMKPTAFFITTARGPVHDETALYDALVGGGIAGAGLDVFHEEPPRRDNPLLQLDNVIATPHTAGITVEAARDIAVATATQWQTIFTGGMPPRLLNPDVWPRYCERFHEILGLRPSATAVLERRG; encoded by the coding sequence ATGAGCGTACGGCCGCGACTGGTCTACGAACGATGGACCGATCCCGCCGCCGGGGACATCCTCGAGGTCGCCGACATCGAACTGGTCAATCTGGATCTGACCGCGCCTCCTGAACAGGGTTGGGCCGCATTGGAAACAGCGCACGGCTACCAGGTCGCCACCCGCACCGATGTCGCATCGGTGAACGACGGCGCGCAGTGGCTGGCCGGGCCGGCACTGGTACGACGCTGTCCGCAGCTGCTGGCGGTGTGCTCGGCAGGGGCGGGGTATGACGTCATCGACGTCGAGGCGTGCACGCGGGCGGGAATCGCGGTGTGCAACAACTCGGGCCCCGGCGCGGAGGCAGTCGCCGAACACGCGCTCGGCTTCATGCTCGACCTCGCCAAGAAGATCACCGTCGCCGACCGCGCACTGCGCAGCGGGGCGCTCGGAGACCGACTGGCCCTGATAGGAAGTCAGCTGCTCGGCAAGACGCTCGGTGTCGTCGGGCTGGGCGCTATCGGGAGTCGGCTGGTGGAGTTGTGCGCTCCGTTTGGAATGGAAGTCATCGTTTTCGACCCGTATGTCGACGAGACGACGGCGTCTGAGCGTGGAGTGCAGTTGGTGCGACTCGCCGAGTTGGTCGAGCGGTCGGACTTCGTTCAGGTGACGTGTCCACTGACGACGGAAACGCAGGGTTTGATCGGCAAGGCGCAGTTCTCGGCGATGAAGCCGACCGCATTCTTCATCACAACGGCGCGTGGACCCGTCCACGACGAGACGGCGCTGTACGACGCGCTTGTGGGCGGAGGCATCGCCGGGGCCGGCCTGGACGTGTTCCACGAGGAGCCGCCGCGGCGGGACAACCCGCTGCTGCAACTCGACAACGTCATCGCCACCCCGCACACCGCCGGGATCACCGTTGAAGCTGCGCGCGATATCGCGGTCGCCACCGCTACGCAGTGGCAGACGATCTTTACCGGTGGCATGCCGCCCCGGCTCCTGAATCCCGATGTGTGGCCGCGGTACTGCGAGCGGTTCCACGAGATTCTCGGTTTGCGACCCAGCGCGACAGCAGTTTTGGAGAGAAGAGGCTGA
- a CDS encoding enoyl-CoA hydratase/isomerase family protein, protein MSNYDTIEVEVRGHTACVTLNRPEVLNAINDEMIAELAVAYAEIEKSQDIWTMIITGAGRALCVGADVNKAADHDMENAAGIDNQGEPILSSMRQWDAPQEATPPWMQMTKPIICAVNGIACGAGMDLVTTADITIASEHAMLMDPHVSIGVTSGREGVRLARILPLPVAMRLILMGKHERLDAQRAYDLGVFTEVVSHESLMDRAWEIAEVVNSNAPLAVRGSRMAVRKGMNLPIYEAELLAENYRMKVALTKDAVEGPRAFLEKRKPDWKAL, encoded by the coding sequence GTGAGCAACTACGACACGATCGAGGTGGAGGTACGGGGTCACACCGCGTGCGTGACGCTGAACCGGCCTGAAGTGCTCAACGCGATCAACGACGAGATGATCGCCGAACTCGCGGTGGCGTACGCGGAGATTGAAAAGTCGCAGGACATCTGGACGATGATCATCACCGGTGCCGGCCGTGCGCTCTGTGTCGGCGCCGACGTGAACAAGGCCGCCGACCACGACATGGAGAACGCGGCGGGAATCGACAATCAGGGCGAGCCGATACTGAGCTCGATGCGGCAGTGGGACGCGCCGCAGGAGGCGACACCCCCGTGGATGCAGATGACCAAGCCGATCATCTGCGCGGTCAACGGCATTGCGTGTGGTGCGGGAATGGATCTCGTCACGACAGCAGACATCACGATCGCGTCGGAGCACGCGATGCTGATGGACCCGCATGTGAGTATCGGCGTCACCTCGGGACGCGAGGGGGTACGGTTGGCGCGCATTCTGCCGCTGCCGGTTGCCATGCGTTTGATTCTCATGGGTAAGCACGAGCGGCTCGACGCTCAGCGCGCCTACGATCTCGGCGTCTTCACCGAGGTGGTCTCCCACGAATCGCTGATGGATCGAGCGTGGGAGATCGCGGAAGTGGTGAATTCGAATGCACCTCTCGCGGTGCGTGGTTCGCGCATGGCGGTCCGAAAGGGAATGAACCTGCCGATTTACGAGGCCGAACTACTCGCCGAGAACTATCGCATGAAGGTGGCGCTGACGAAGGACGCCGTCGAGGGACCGCGAGCCTTCCTCGAGAAGCGCAAGCCAGACTGGAAAGCGCTGTAG
- a CDS encoding amidohydrolase family protein: MTADILIVSPDDHLVEPADLWTSRLPERYREVGPRIVRHRGRMDPSVTSDVAFVDDENGRDADIWHYEDAIIPIPLISAAAGYEIDELTTDPITYDEMRPGCYRPADRLADMDIAGIEASACFPNTLVRFCGQRFLYGKDKELALLCVQAYNDFQIDEWGAGSDGRLIPLGIIPLWDVDLAAKEVERVAAKGMRAVCFSELPARLDLPSIHSGYWDPFFAACERNQVGIMLHIGSSSSLTKSSPDAPHVVTSALMAVNCTIALVDWLFSAKLKQFPKLKIAFAEAQAGWIPYYLQRVDEVWEDRRAWGGVHPLLTEPPSSQVPGRVWFSTFGDPVAFRILDLVGEDQLMFETDYPHNDTNWPNSTDVANKATEGLDEETKRKVLSTNAKNFFGMT; encoded by the coding sequence TTGACCGCAGATATCCTCATCGTCTCTCCCGACGACCACCTCGTGGAGCCGGCCGATCTGTGGACCAGCCGACTGCCGGAACGCTATCGGGAGGTCGGGCCGAGGATCGTTCGGCACCGCGGGCGCATGGATCCCAGTGTCACGTCGGATGTTGCGTTCGTCGACGACGAGAATGGTCGGGACGCCGACATCTGGCACTACGAGGATGCGATCATCCCGATCCCGCTCATCAGTGCGGCGGCCGGCTACGAAATCGACGAACTCACCACCGACCCGATCACCTACGACGAGATGCGTCCCGGTTGCTATCGGCCCGCGGACCGGCTCGCCGACATGGACATCGCCGGCATCGAAGCCTCGGCGTGTTTCCCCAACACCCTGGTTCGCTTCTGCGGCCAACGATTTCTGTACGGCAAGGACAAAGAGCTCGCATTGCTCTGCGTCCAGGCCTACAACGATTTTCAGATAGACGAGTGGGGCGCCGGGTCCGACGGTCGGCTGATTCCGCTTGGCATCATTCCGCTGTGGGATGTCGACCTGGCCGCAAAAGAAGTTGAACGAGTCGCCGCCAAGGGAATGCGCGCCGTGTGCTTCTCGGAGTTACCCGCACGCCTCGACCTGCCGTCCATCCACAGCGGCTACTGGGACCCGTTCTTCGCGGCGTGCGAACGCAACCAGGTCGGCATAATGCTGCACATCGGGTCGAGCTCCTCGCTGACGAAGTCGTCCCCGGACGCTCCGCATGTCGTGACAAGCGCGCTGATGGCGGTGAACTGCACCATCGCCCTGGTCGATTGGCTGTTCTCTGCCAAACTCAAGCAGTTCCCCAAACTCAAGATTGCGTTCGCCGAGGCCCAGGCCGGCTGGATTCCCTATTACCTGCAACGCGTCGACGAGGTCTGGGAAGACCGGCGGGCCTGGGGTGGCGTCCATCCGCTGCTGACTGAGCCGCCGAGCAGCCAGGTGCCCGGACGCGTGTGGTTCTCCACATTCGGCGACCCCGTGGCGTTCCGCATCCTCGACCTAGTCGGCGAGGATCAGCTCATGTTCGAGACCGACTATCCGCACAACGACACCAACTGGCCGAACAGCACGGACGTCGCCAACAAGGCGACGGAGGGTCTGGACGAGGAGACCAAGCGGAAAGTGCTGTCCACCAACGCAAAGAACTTCTTCGGGATGACCTAG
- a CDS encoding TetR/AcrR family transcriptional regulator: MTAKKRAGRDPDAGLELVDNDIELSGSWQERTIERRLSQARARALARSSRFLAAALELVEESGKADFTIQTLIDRSNLSLRAFYQHFAGKEELLLALYENATSQFIEAIRHEVAAANGPMEQLEAFCRGFLSRAESSEAIGGRVMTIYNLSLEIERPADFAKIWEPHQKLLTKILTSCSRAGLVRKDLTPAQLTTLLNSTLIALAQIGVFHLGVKGAELTEDQLWAWCLQALTPPAGAKPRSASTKAAPKKAAARKPRKLTG; the protein is encoded by the coding sequence ATGACTGCTAAGAAGCGTGCCGGCCGGGACCCAGACGCCGGACTGGAACTCGTAGACAATGACATCGAGCTGTCGGGCAGCTGGCAGGAGCGGACGATCGAGCGCCGGCTCAGCCAGGCGCGGGCCCGCGCGTTGGCGCGGAGCTCACGCTTTCTGGCCGCGGCCCTGGAGTTGGTCGAGGAGTCGGGGAAAGCCGACTTCACGATCCAGACGCTGATCGACCGGTCAAACCTGAGCCTGCGCGCGTTCTATCAGCACTTCGCGGGCAAGGAAGAATTGTTGTTGGCGCTGTACGAGAACGCCACGAGCCAGTTCATCGAAGCGATACGGCATGAGGTCGCCGCCGCGAACGGTCCGATGGAGCAGCTCGAGGCGTTCTGCCGTGGCTTCCTGTCCCGCGCCGAGTCGTCCGAGGCCATCGGTGGTCGGGTCATGACGATCTACAACCTGAGTCTGGAAATCGAACGGCCGGCGGACTTTGCGAAGATCTGGGAGCCGCACCAGAAGCTGCTGACCAAGATTCTCACCTCCTGTTCGCGTGCCGGGTTGGTTCGCAAGGACCTGACGCCAGCGCAGTTGACGACGCTACTCAATTCGACGTTGATCGCACTCGCTCAGATCGGTGTATTCCACCTCGGCGTCAAGGGGGCCGAGCTCACCGAGGATCAGTTGTGGGCGTGGTGCCTACAGGCGCTCACGCCGCCGGCGGGCGCGAAGCCGAGGTCTGCGAGCACGAAGGCGGCGCCCAAGAAGGCCGCCGCACGGAAGCCGCGCAAACTAACGGGGTAG